One segment of Niabella beijingensis DNA contains the following:
- a CDS encoding SusC/RagA family TonB-linked outer membrane protein, whose amino-acid sequence MYRLQQLRSHVRCAVFFRHVLQKHPFLFFPFVLFFLAAILPGESNAGNIAMVAPEKIITGKITDETGLPIDGASVLLKGSNTGVVTDAQGVFKIKVPDTGGILVVSHVGYQEQEVTIGDQTTINLTLKSSSTEQLTDVVVVGYGTQKKVTLTGAVADVKGTELAKTPTVNLTNTLAGRLPGITAINTGGEPGYDGSTIRIRGTNSLGNSSALIVIDGVPDREGGMERLNPNDIESISVLKDASAAIYGSRAANGVILVTTKRGKSGKPLLSYTFNQGWAQPTRIPKMSDAVEYGTLRNELAVYENVPVDQWKAAWDALNTTGTYKRTDNGATVSSPVGFFPDDMQKYRDGSDPWGHPNTDWFGATFKNWSPQVRHNIQLTGGSENIRYLGSIGYQNQDAYYKNSATGYKQYDLRLNLDAKLNQYMNLTMGIAAREEYRFFPTETAGEIFRMLMRGKPNEPAVWPNGLPGRDIEYGQNPVVIATNQTGYDRDKRDYIQTNGKLEILIPGVDGLKITGTAAIDKYIKNQKRFETPWYLYSWDRSSYEADGVTPKLTRELRSTFTDPRLNQWTENTLNINLSGLLNYDKKFGAHTLNFLAGVQRETEDYEGFRAYRRYYLSNALDVLDVGGDLEKNNGGGSYRRARLSYFGRVGYNYSEKYLFEFLWRYDGSYIFPPDNRFGFFPGVTAGWRVSEEPFFKNNVSFVNNLKLRGSWGQMGAEPYFQDVLAEYQFIPAYPFSNYVLNDAVVQTLYESRVANQHFTWEVGNNMNIGLDAAFLNSRLTLELDYFRNMRDKALIREQGLVPQTSGISGKLPPVNRGKMLNRGGEFKIGWRDDIGAVSYSLGINGGYAKNKVLYSSEPAGVPEWQRTTGKPYGTNGFTIVAYQYDGVFKDQAEIDANKVDYSAMTSALRPGDMRIKDYNGDNKITADDMVALDKTRDPYFTGGFNGSLSYKNLDFSFMFQGAVGGLLFFGTESGDIGNYLKYSFDNRWTIDNPSSVDPRIASRGNTYYTGGAARFNTYFLRSSDYLRLKNVEIGYNLGMPEKVRNIISSVRIFANGQNLVTWDKMKIWDPESTSGNGQYYPQSRILNIGATVSF is encoded by the coding sequence ATGTACAGATTGCAGCAATTGCGCAGCCATGTCCGCTGCGCGGTGTTTTTTAGGCATGTCCTTCAAAAGCACCCGTTTTTATTTTTCCCGTTTGTTCTTTTTTTTCTGGCAGCCATCCTTCCCGGGGAAAGCAATGCAGGGAACATTGCCATGGTTGCACCGGAAAAAATCATTACCGGAAAGATCACCGATGAAACCGGTTTACCTATTGACGGCGCCTCCGTATTGCTGAAAGGATCCAACACCGGAGTGGTTACGGATGCGCAGGGTGTTTTTAAGATCAAAGTGCCCGATACCGGCGGTATCCTTGTGGTCTCCCATGTCGGCTACCAGGAGCAGGAGGTTACCATCGGCGATCAGACAACCATCAACCTCACGCTGAAAAGCAGTTCCACAGAACAGCTGACGGATGTGGTGGTGGTGGGTTATGGTACACAAAAGAAAGTGACCCTTACCGGGGCCGTGGCCGATGTAAAAGGTACCGAGCTCGCCAAAACACCCACCGTAAACCTCACCAACACGCTGGCCGGCCGGCTTCCGGGCATTACTGCCATTAACACCGGCGGCGAACCGGGATACGATGGGTCCACCATCCGCATCCGCGGTACCAACTCACTGGGTAACTCCAGCGCCCTCATCGTTATTGACGGGGTACCGGACCGGGAAGGCGGAATGGAGCGGCTGAACCCCAATGATATTGAAAGCATCTCCGTATTAAAAGATGCTTCTGCGGCCATCTACGGATCGCGCGCAGCCAACGGGGTAATCCTTGTTACCACCAAACGCGGCAAGAGCGGAAAACCGCTGCTGTCCTATACCTTTAACCAGGGCTGGGCCCAGCCCACCCGCATCCCCAAAATGTCGGATGCCGTGGAATACGGCACCCTGCGGAATGAACTGGCCGTTTATGAAAATGTGCCGGTAGACCAATGGAAGGCGGCCTGGGATGCCCTCAACACCACGGGTACCTATAAACGTACGGATAACGGTGCTACCGTAAGCTCACCCGTAGGCTTTTTCCCGGATGATATGCAGAAATACCGCGACGGGTCCGATCCCTGGGGGCACCCCAATACCGACTGGTTCGGAGCCACGTTTAAAAACTGGTCGCCACAGGTGCGGCATAATATCCAGCTGACCGGCGGATCCGAAAACATACGGTACCTGGGCTCCATCGGTTATCAGAACCAGGATGCGTATTATAAAAACTCCGCCACCGGGTACAAGCAGTACGACCTGCGGCTGAACCTTGATGCCAAACTGAACCAGTATATGAACCTGACCATGGGTATTGCTGCCCGGGAAGAATACCGCTTCTTTCCCACGGAAACAGCCGGGGAGATCTTCCGGATGCTGATGCGCGGCAAGCCCAATGAGCCGGCAGTATGGCCGAACGGATTACCGGGCAGGGATATCGAATACGGGCAAAATCCGGTGGTGATCGCCACCAATCAGACCGGGTACGACCGCGATAAACGGGATTATATACAAACCAACGGAAAACTGGAGATCCTGATCCCCGGTGTGGATGGACTGAAGATCACCGGTACCGCAGCCATTGATAAATACATAAAAAATCAGAAACGGTTTGAAACACCCTGGTACCTGTACTCCTGGGACCGCAGCTCGTATGAGGCCGACGGTGTTACGCCCAAGCTGACAAGAGAGCTGCGCTCTACCTTTACCGATCCCCGCCTGAACCAATGGACCGAAAATACGCTCAACATCAACCTTTCGGGGCTGTTGAATTACGATAAAAAATTCGGTGCGCACACGCTTAACTTTTTAGCAGGGGTGCAGCGCGAAACAGAGGACTATGAAGGGTTCCGCGCCTACCGCCGGTATTATCTTTCCAATGCGCTGGATGTGCTGGATGTGGGCGGCGACCTTGAAAAGAACAACGGCGGCGGCTCTTACCGGCGTGCCCGCCTCAGCTATTTCGGCCGGGTAGGCTATAACTACAGCGAAAAATACTTGTTTGAGTTTTTATGGCGCTATGATGGTTCCTATATCTTCCCGCCCGACAACCGCTTTGGCTTCTTCCCCGGTGTAACCGCAGGATGGCGGGTATCTGAAGAGCCCTTCTTCAAGAACAATGTTTCCTTTGTTAACAACCTCAAGCTCCGCGGGTCCTGGGGCCAGATGGGGGCAGAGCCTTACTTTCAGGATGTACTTGCCGAATATCAGTTCATTCCCGCTTATCCCTTCAGCAACTATGTGCTCAATGATGCCGTGGTGCAAACCCTTTACGAAAGCCGTGTGGCCAACCAGCACTTTACCTGGGAAGTGGGCAATAATATGAACATCGGTCTGGATGCCGCCTTCCTGAACAGCCGGCTTACGCTGGAACTGGATTATTTCCGCAATATGCGGGATAAGGCGCTGATACGGGAACAGGGCCTGGTACCACAGACCAGTGGTATTTCCGGGAAACTGCCTCCGGTGAACCGGGGGAAAATGCTGAACCGCGGTGGTGAATTCAAGATCGGATGGAGGGATGATATCGGCGCAGTGAGTTACTCCCTGGGCATTAACGGCGGATACGCCAAAAACAAAGTGCTTTACTCCAGCGAACCCGCCGGTGTACCGGAATGGCAGCGCACCACCGGTAAACCCTATGGTACCAACGGGTTTACTATTGTGGCCTACCAATACGACGGTGTATTTAAAGACCAGGCGGAGATCGATGCCAATAAAGTGGATTACAGCGCCATGACAAGCGCCCTCCGTCCGGGTGATATGCGGATAAAGGATTACAACGGCGATAATAAGATCACCGCCGATGATATGGTGGCCCTGGATAAAACCCGTGACCCTTATTTCACAGGAGGTTTTAACGGCAGCCTGAGCTACAAGAATCTCGACTTCAGCTTTATGTTCCAGGGCGCCGTTGGCGGATTGTTATTCTTTGGCACAGAATCCGGCGATATTGGCAACTACCTGAAATATTCCTTTGACAACCGCTGGACCATCGATAATCCCAGCAGTGTGGATCCCCGCATCGCCAGCAGGGGCAATACCTATTATACAGGGGGCGCTGCCCGCTTCAATACCTACTTCCTCAGAAGCAGCGATTACCTGCGGCTTAAGAATGTGGAGATCGGTTACAACCTCGGCATGCCGGAAAAAGTACGGAACATCATCAGCAGCGTCCGCATTTTTGCCAACGGGCAGAACCTGGTGACCTGGGATAAGATGAAGATCTGGGATCCGGAATCCACCAGCGGCAATGGACAGTATTATCCCCAAAGCCGTATCCTCAATATAGGGGCCACTGTTAGTTTTTAG
- a CDS encoding sterol desaturase family protein, with the protein MQFDKIHNKGQARLFKNDYLEMLTKTHPLVIWGMYIPVIVYMLYYSHVTYHYTVGYVLLIFFIGIFFWSFFEYIAHRFVFHWVGDNPAAKKIAYVMHGNHHHYPRDRQRLFMPPVPSIIIASVLLGIFYLILGKLALMFFPGFMLGYLMYGTMHYAIHAWNPPFKWMKGLWRNHHLHHYKDEHKGFGVSSTIWDHVFGTMFDLKREKEDKEKVKELMFAKKK; encoded by the coding sequence ATGCAGTTTGATAAAATTCATAACAAGGGCCAGGCCAGGCTTTTTAAGAACGATTACCTGGAGATGCTTACAAAAACACATCCCCTGGTGATCTGGGGTATGTATATTCCTGTTATAGTGTACATGTTGTATTATAGTCATGTAACCTACCACTATACTGTAGGTTATGTACTGCTGATTTTTTTTATCGGGATCTTTTTCTGGAGCTTTTTTGAATACATCGCGCACCGCTTTGTGTTTCACTGGGTCGGCGATAATCCTGCGGCAAAAAAGATCGCCTATGTGATGCACGGCAATCACCATCATTATCCCAGGGACCGCCAGCGCCTGTTTATGCCACCGGTGCCCAGTATTATCATCGCCTCGGTTCTACTCGGTATTTTTTACCTGATCCTGGGCAAACTGGCATTGATGTTCTTTCCCGGTTTTATGCTGGGTTACCTGATGTACGGCACCATGCACTATGCGATCCATGCCTGGAACCCGCCGTTTAAATGGATGAAAGGATTGTGGCGGAACCATCACCTGCATCATTATAAAGATGAGCACAAGGGTTTTGGTGTAAGCAGTACGATCTGGGACCATGTATTCGGCACCATGTTCGATCTGAAAAGAGAAAAAGAAGATAAAGAAAAGGTAAAAGAGCTGATGTTTGCCAAAAAGAAATAA
- a CDS encoding serine hydrolase, with protein MKRILTCFLSAMTLTTSAQVKNDPWLRELLQKSASPLLQSILDQPDVYQYQLIYTEVKRDKQQRPTFTDHYLNVDRNRYFNPASTVKMPVAFAALEKLHRLKTVTATTPMLTDSSFSGQTAVLSDSSAENGLPSIAHYVKKIFMVSDNDAYNRLYEFVGQKTLNETLWKKGFSDIRITRRFVPMTAEENRHTNRIRFLNNGKTIYTQPAAYSDVSFRFPASKILVGRGHWDKNDSLINTPMDFTEHNNLPLEDGHRLLRSVLFPESVAAKQRFNLTKEDYRMLYTYMSELPFESRFPKYDTSEFFDSYTKFFFFRAGKQKIPEYIRVFNKAGWSYGFLTDYCYVVDFKNNIEFMLSATLYVNSDGILNDNKYEYEETGYPFFRETGNIIYEHELHKKREVVPDLNRWKHTYH; from the coding sequence ATGAAACGGATCCTCACCTGCTTTTTATCTGCTATGACCCTTACTACTTCTGCACAGGTTAAAAATGATCCCTGGCTCCGGGAGCTGTTGCAAAAAAGTGCGTCGCCTTTATTGCAATCGATACTGGATCAGCCGGATGTATACCAGTACCAGCTGATCTATACCGAAGTAAAAAGAGACAAACAGCAACGGCCCACGTTCACAGATCATTACCTGAACGTGGACCGGAACCGGTATTTCAACCCGGCTTCCACGGTTAAAATGCCGGTGGCTTTTGCCGCGCTGGAAAAACTGCACCGTCTGAAAACCGTTACTGCAACAACCCCTATGCTAACCGACAGCTCCTTCAGCGGGCAAACCGCTGTATTAAGCGATAGCTCCGCAGAAAACGGGCTGCCCTCCATTGCACATTATGTAAAGAAGATCTTTATGGTAAGTGACAATGATGCCTATAACCGGCTGTATGAGTTTGTGGGGCAGAAAACGCTCAATGAAACACTCTGGAAAAAAGGATTCAGCGACATCCGCATTACCCGGCGCTTTGTTCCTATGACCGCTGAGGAGAACCGCCATACGAACCGGATACGGTTTTTGAACAATGGAAAAACAATATATACGCAGCCGGCTGCTTACAGCGATGTGTCATTCCGCTTTCCCGCATCAAAGATACTGGTGGGCAGGGGGCACTGGGATAAGAACGACAGTCTGATCAACACGCCCATGGATTTTACCGAACACAACAACCTGCCTCTGGAAGACGGGCACCGGTTGTTACGCAGCGTTTTGTTCCCGGAGTCTGTAGCGGCCAAACAGCGTTTCAACTTAACAAAGGAGGATTACCGGATGCTGTATACCTATATGTCAGAGCTGCCTTTTGAAAGCCGTTTTCCAAAATATGATACTTCTGAATTTTTTGACAGCTATACCAAATTCTTTTTCTTTCGCGCGGGTAAACAAAAGATCCCGGAGTATATCCGTGTATTCAACAAGGCAGGATGGAGCTATGGTTTTCTTACGGACTACTGCTACGTGGTCGATTTTAAAAACAACATAGAGTTTATGTTAAGCGCCACACTTTATGTGAACAGCGATGGCATCCTGAATGATAATAAATATGAATATGAAGAAACGGGTTATCCTTTTTTCAGAGAGACCGGCAATATTATCTATGAGCATGAACTGCATAAAAAACGGGAGGTAGTGCCCGACCTGAACCGCTGGAAACACACTTATCATTAA
- the gcvT gene encoding glycine cleavage system aminomethyltransferase GcvT: MKQTPFTKKHIGLGAKMAEFAGYNMPISYSGINEEHQTVRKNAGVFDVSHMGEFMLKGPGALALIQRVTTNDASKLKDNQAQYSCFTNEQGGIVDDLIIYCIEAGKVYMIVVNAANIEKDWNWLSRHNTDGVEMHNISEKTCLLAIQGPNATALLQPLTDIDILNLKYYTFQKGTFAGVDNVLISATGYTGAGGVEIYFEDKDGAADQIWDAIFAQGGPKGLKPIGLAARDTLRLEMGYCLYGNDLNDITTPLEAGLGWITKFTKEFTAGDLLKQQKEAGVTQKLVGFELLDKGIPRNGYEICDENGAVIGTVTSGTQSPSLGKAIGLGYVKSAFAAFETPVFIKVRDKLLKAKVVKLPFA, from the coding sequence ATGAAGCAAACCCCTTTTACGAAAAAACACATCGGGCTCGGAGCCAAAATGGCTGAGTTTGCGGGCTATAATATGCCCATCAGTTACTCCGGCATCAATGAAGAGCACCAGACCGTCCGGAAAAATGCCGGCGTTTTTGACGTCAGCCATATGGGCGAATTCATGTTAAAAGGCCCCGGGGCATTGGCACTCATTCAGCGGGTAACCACCAATGATGCCTCCAAACTGAAAGACAACCAGGCGCAATACAGCTGTTTTACCAATGAGCAGGGCGGCATTGTTGACGACCTGATCATTTATTGTATTGAGGCCGGAAAGGTATACATGATCGTGGTAAATGCGGCGAATATAGAAAAGGACTGGAACTGGCTGAGCCGTCACAATACCGACGGGGTGGAAATGCACAATATTTCAGAAAAGACCTGCCTGCTGGCCATCCAGGGGCCCAATGCCACCGCATTATTGCAGCCGTTAACGGATATCGATATTCTCAATTTAAAATATTACACCTTTCAGAAAGGAACATTTGCAGGGGTCGACAACGTGCTGATCAGTGCCACGGGCTATACCGGTGCCGGAGGGGTGGAGATCTATTTTGAAGATAAGGACGGAGCTGCCGATCAGATATGGGATGCTATTTTTGCCCAGGGCGGTCCGAAGGGGCTGAAACCGATCGGCCTGGCCGCGCGCGATACCTTACGCCTGGAAATGGGCTATTGCCTTTACGGGAATGATCTGAATGATATCACCACTCCGCTGGAAGCGGGTCTGGGCTGGATCACAAAATTCACCAAAGAATTTACGGCAGGCGATCTGCTGAAGCAGCAAAAAGAGGCCGGCGTAACACAGAAGCTGGTGGGATTTGAGCTGCTGGACAAGGGCATACCCCGCAACGGATACGAGATCTGTGATGAAAACGGAGCGGTGATCGGTACCGTTACTTCGGGCACCCAATCGCCGTCGCTGGGAAAGGCCATCGGACTGGGATACGTGAAATCTGCCTTTGCCGCCTTTGAAACACCTGTATTCATTAAGGTGCGCGATAAATTATTAAAAGCAAAAGTGGTGAAGCTGCCTTTTGCCTGA